In Aspergillus flavus chromosome 3, complete sequence, one genomic interval encodes:
- a CDS encoding cleavage and polyadenylylation specificity factor subunit Fip1: MQNQAILDDDDDDLYDPADAVPVAASQNTAHHAQANLNQEADDVEEEEIEVEEDDDDFNIITEAPPDAPPPEVPHPRHASLRAESQRPASVDSSPVSKSVTPSVTPKVEHATPVPVTARPAVPQKPGSAYPPVHASDIDVHANPTHPATGKPILSTDMDADFPEDDKPWRRPGSDISDYFNYGFDEFTWASYVLKQQELRKEVGDQKRQLDDMQSFLTMGLPPMPGGPQPGPGGPGGAPPPMPGMPGMPDMSPDMMQGMLASMMAQGLDPSSMDPMSFMQHAQAMMGGQSGAGGGQQGQPGYGNQGGGQPQMGYGGGFGGGRGRGRRW; this comes from the exons ATGCAGAATCAGGCCATtttggacgatgatgacgatgatctcTATGATCCTGCCGATGCAGTGCCGGTAGCTGCATCTCAGAATACAGCCCATCACGCCCAAGCGAACCTCAACCAAGAGGCAGATGAcgtcgaggaagaagagatagaggttgaagaagatgat GatgattttaatattatcacGGAAGCTCCTCCTGATGCGCCTCCCCCTGAAGT ACCACACCCCCGCCATGCTAGCCTACGAGCTGAGTCGCAGCGACCTGCATCTGTAGATTCTTCTCCCGTATCGAAGTCAGTTACGCCTTCTGTGACACCGAAAGTTGAACATGCAACTCCGGTTCCAGTCACCGCACGCCCCGCCGTACCGCAGAAACCAGGTTCAGCATATCCCCCTGTCCACGCTTCAGATATAGACGTCCATGCAAACCCAACTCATCCGGCCACCGGTAAACCGATTCTGTCGACTGATATGGATGCGGACTTCCCAGAAGACGATAAACCATGGAGACGGCCGGGTTCTGACATCTCGGACTACTTCAACTACGGATTCGATGAATTTACATGGGCAAGCTACGTTTTGAAACAGCAAGAGTTACGGAAGGAAGTTGGAGATCAGAAGAGACAATTGGATGACATGCAGAGTTTCTTGACCATGGGGCTTCCGCCGATGCCCGGTGGCCCTCAACCTGGCCCCGGAGGCCCCGGTGGTGCACCGCCGCCGATGCCTGGTATGCCGGGTATGCCAGACATGTCTCCAGATATGATGCAGGGAATGCTCGCCAGTATGATGGCGCAGGGCTTGGACCCGTCATCTATGGATCCAATGTCTTTCATGCAGCACGCCCAGGCAATGATGGGAGGCCAATCCGGCGCAGGCGGCGGACAACAAGGCCAGCCTGGTTACGGCAATCAAGGCGGCGGCCAACCTCAGATGGGCTATGGAGGTGGATTTGGAGGCGGACGGGGCCGGGGCCGGAGATGGTAA
- a CDS encoding XAP5 domain protein produces the protein MSQSEQPSHSSTPRSFTSQTASAEELLKSQTVGLVHLSDFRKRRAEVLEQKEREAHDKSLGRFTSGNSRSATPSGGDVTDSASTRSDGPPKKKKKKKPLAKSKLSFGDDEEEGDNTGEDSAASIPRSASRTPVDNSSLPPSRRITPNPNAPPPPKAMTKAALKAEAEARDALRKEFLAMQEAVKNTEILIPFIFYDGTNIPAGTVKVKKGDPVWLFLDRCRKVGAELGVGGNSGASKGRKDNRREWARVSVDDLMLVKGDVIVPHHYELYYFIANRVPSFSSAGGLLFDYSNKPPETAPTNDDPLLGSNTDQLEGADKDPASTKVVDRRWYERNKHIYPASLWREYEPGPEFEEKMRTTRRDASGNTFFF, from the exons ATGTCGCAATCAGAACAGCCGAGCCATAGCTCGACACCTAGGTCTTTCACAAGCCAGACGGCCTCTGCAGAAGAACTTCTCAAGTCACAGACCGTCGGTCTAGTCCATCTTTCTGATTTTCGCAAGCGTCGCGCAGAGGTTCTTGAGCAGAAGGAACGAGAAGCACATGATAAGTCGCTGGGGAGGTTCACCTCTGGTAACTCGAGAAGCGCAACTCCATCAGGTGGCGATGTGACCGACAG CGCCTCGACACGGAGCGATGGACccccgaaaaagaagaagaagaagaagccgctTGCGAAGAGCAAACTCTCTTTTGgagatgacgaggaagagggtgaTAATACCGGAGAAGATTCCGCGGCCAGTATACCTCGTTCCGCTTCACGAACGCCGGTAGATAACAGCTCTTTACCGCCGTCACGTCGGATTACCCCAAATCCAAACGCTCCACCCCCACCCAAAGCCATGACAAAAGCTGCGCTGAAGGCTGAAGCTGAAGCGCGGGATGCCTTGCGCAAGGAATTCCTGGCGATGCAGGAAGCCGTCAAGAACACGGAAATCTTAATACCATTTATCTTCTATGATGGAACGAATATTCCCGCCGGGACGGTCAAGGTTAAAAAAGGCGACCCAGTCTGGTTATTTTTAGACCGATGCCGAAAGGTGGGCGCAGAACTAGGAGTTGGTGGTAACAGTGGTGCCTCAAAGGGTCGGAAAGATAATCGGCGCGAATGGGCAAGGGTCAGTGTCGATGATTTGATGCTAGTTAAGGGGGATGTAATCGTCCCACAT CATTATGAACTGTACTACTTTATTGCCAATCGAGTACCCAGCTTCTCAAGTGCTGGAGGATTGCTGTTCGACTACTCCAACAAGCCCCCTGAAACAGCTCCTACCAATGATGATCCCCTATTGGGATCGAATACAGATCAACTTGAGGGTGCTGATAAGGATCCTGCATCGACAAAGGTCGTTGACAGGCGGTGGTATGAGCGGAATAAACATATTTACCCTGCTAGTCTATGGCGAGAATATGAGCCAGGACCAGAATTTGAGGAGAAGATGCGCACGACACGACGTGACGCTTCGGGAAataccttcttcttttga
- a CDS encoding cyclin, whose product MDFYLRCNALKCRCQLKEQAVVTTCSHIFCPTCASTLGLSSATNGERHCPACQTILVNPDDVVITALNPTEDYKTSVLSGLDPNTIMECAGRALLFWTYQTTQEIYYQEFLAKTLTDRYTGLNTQMDKVIHNANTEISTLQTRLSDMQATHEQLQKKNQELVDLYREKCKKFSQITNLYNLLKSRAMRSHMQTAASDSVSQALNSLGASRNDPSASASNRPLGPLMPMQTPSHRQKNIFPVDQEGVEQLHRYQRSGTGSSKGTKKRTDTSAMPPPSLPGNPRHREYVPITPQHRTRLTGQSLPSTGMPHLPPNSVVLERFRDEPIATSSLANNHPSMNEGRPQLQTRGQTGNGPPGTRTFFDSTII is encoded by the exons ATGGACTTCTATCTCCGATGCAATGCACTTAAATGTCGATGTCAGTTGAAGGAACAAGCGGTTGTTACGACTTGTTC ACACATTTTCTGTCCCACTTGCGCAAGCACCCTTGGCCTTTCGAGTGCCACCAATGGCGAACGTCATTGCCCGGCATGTCAGACAATCCTCGTCAACCCAGATGATGTCGTGATAACTGCCTTGAACCCAACGGAGGATTACAAAACCAGCGTCCTGAGCGGGTTAGACCCAAACACTATAATGGAATGTGCCGGACGCGCATTGCTTTTTTGGACCTACCAAACAACTCAAGAAAT CTACTACCAGGAATTTCTCGCAAAGACACTCACAGACAGGTATACGGGTTTGAACACACAGATGGATAAAGTTATTCATAATGCCAACACGGAAATTTCGACTCTACAGACAAGGCTATCAG ATATGCAGGCGACACATGAGCAACTtcagaaaaagaatcagGAGCTTGTTGATTTATACCGAGAAAAGTGCAAGAAGTTCTCACAAATCACGAATCTCTATAATTTGCTGAAATCTCGGGCAATGCGCTCCCATATGCAGACTGCTGCATCGGACTCAGTTTCCCAGGCACTGAACTCTTTAGGAGCGTCGCGAAATGACCCTTCAGCTTCGGCATCGAACAGACCATTGGGTCCACTAATGCCGATGCAAACACCATCTCATCGTCAAAAGAACATCTTCCCTGTTGACCAAGAGGGAGTGGAGCAATTACATCGATATCAACGCAGCGGTACTGGGAGCTCAAaggggacaaagaaaagaacggaTACCTCAGCAATGCCGCCTCCAAGTCTTCCAGGAAATCCAAGACATCGTGAGTAT GTGCCCATCACTCCTCAGCACCGAACACGCCTCACAGGCCAATCACTTCCTTCTACAGGAATGCCACACTTACCACCAAACAGCGTCGTGCTTGAGCGATTCCGGGATGAGCCTATTGCAACTAGTTCTCTTGCTAATAACCATCCTTCGATGAATGAGGGAAGGCCACAATTACAAACCCGTGGTCAGACGGGCAACGGCCCTCCAGGAACGAGAACCTTTTTCGATAGCACGATAATATAG